GTGCACGTTGTCGTCGTGGACGTGGCTGCATGCTGCTTGaccaaaaacatatatatatatatatatatatatattttagtttcttAGGATTCGGAATTAATTGATATGGCCTGCTGAGGCTGAGCTCTAACCGTGACATGACATGCCTCTTACTTGTTCACACATCCAAGAACCTGTTGATTAAACAAAAtccatcatatattatattatatatgcatgtctTCCACAACCCGATATTCCGCACGTTCCTGCAAATCTAAAATCATCACTAGAGCAACTGCATTGTCCGGGTATTGGATTTGGAGCGGCCACAACTATCCGACCTCCGCTTTTGATCTGGACCCAATCCCACCCTATTTTTGATGAGTTCGGGACCAGAACACGTTGCACCTGCCTCAATTGCCATCCCCAGAGTTAATTATGAAGCTCTCATCTCATGTGaggaaacaaaaattttaggtATTCGAGTTGCATGCATAGGGGTTGTTTTCATTCAGCGTCTGAAAATAAACTCGAAAGACCGTTTTCGATctacatattttactttccaACTGTTTAAATTACTTGATATAAGCAGAAAAACTACAAGCAATTCTATCATATCTTCTACaacttattagtaaaattatatatattaagatgtTTTGCCAAAcactttaattttaacatttttttccccattttgcaatattataCTGCCgcttaatttacaattttttagtttttggcGACTTACTCCCACTGCCAAAAGAGCAAAGAGGAGGGAAGATAGCTGAGATCCTGCGGTGGATTGTTGCCCTCCGCCCATTTTTGCCGGTGGCTTAGGAGCTCTCAGTTGGGACACTCTTAGGTTAAACTTAGACGCCTTGAATGTTGACagtccaaaaagaaaatgcagaaATGAGAGAGAGCACTAttctatctttttatttaaatagttctCCAAATTGATAACCAAATATGAATAGGGGATCCCCAAATCTGATGTTCTACAACATCAACAAACCCGAAAGAAGGTACGAAGAAAAAAGTGGTTACTCCTCCTAtcatcatttaaataaaaatccaagTTAAACAATGTACGTATATCAACACTGGCCTCATGAGAGTTCCTTGACATCAATCAAGCATTCTTGTATTCAGAAAGTAATGAGATCATCTTTGTTGGGCTGCTTTTTCTTTGTGTCGTGTGCTGCTTCCGATGTGCTACCAGATTTCTTACCAAATATCATTTCATCAAGATCATCCATCATCTCGTCGTTGTTCCCTCCCTGACCTCCAGTCCGAGCGTTTGATGGTTTCCTGATCAGGGCTTNNNNNNNNNNGGGCTCTACAGCAACAGGTATCATGGCTGGTTCTGGTTCCCGAGGTACCACCAAAGGTTGTTTCATGTCTTCATATTTAGATAAAACTTTTTGTATTTCATCATTCACATTCAGTGCTTCGAAAAGCAAGGCCTCGTTTTCCCCAGCTGTTTCAATGATTCTCTGAACAGTGTACTGGGACTCACGACACTGTTGTAAAAGCGTGCTGGTCAACTCATCCTGCATGCCAAACCAAAATTAATCTCAGACGAGGACAACATAAAATGACTCGTATGACCAGAATGccccataaatatatattgccAATGGACGATGCATTAACCTTGATCAAACTGTTACAAGAGATTCTATTTCAAAAGTTTGGAACTACCACTACtggtaaattttcttcatAGTGAATGTACACATATTAAGGATGCCAGAGGCCTTACACAAGGGCCAAAAAAGTGTGAACATCATGTACATGTAGTGAAATGAGTCCATGGGCAACACCAATGTCTGGAAACGAGAACAGAGTAAAGCAGTTTCACGGTTCAACAAGCTCATACGCACAATGAAAAGAACAAGACACCTTAAATGGTACATTTGACAGCAGAGATAAACCAGTAACAGTACCTGCAGAGCATCTTGTTGTGGAGAAGAGGATAAAACAGTGCTTAGAAGCTCTATACTATTTCTTGCCACATCAAATGCTTCCTTAGTTTGTTCAGCTGAAAAGCTTTGTGCAGGGATTTCATGATGAAGTTGTTGCGCCAATGTGGCGTTTGATTCAGAAGCTGCTACTGATCTTGGAGGAGTAAATATAGGAGCCAGACTCTCATTATCGCGACTAGGGAAACGTATACCCCTGGATTTCAAACTCTGAAATGGCATGGAAAATAGTCAAACCGGTCAACTTAGAGGTTCAAGCCATATAAGCTATTAAGTGATCAGTTGAATTTGTCAAATTCTCGGAAATTCCTGAATCATTTCTGCTAACAGGTATTGCACCAGAATTAACTACTTGTcctcaattaataaattccgGCATAATGTAATGGAAAATATTAGCATTCAATTGATATTCCAGAAAGTTTCGTATTTAGCACTGTGCATgagtaaaaaatcaaataatcacTTGAATCATACAGGATGTCAGTTCAAATATCTGTGGTGGGGATAAAAACTAAGATGACATGGAAGGATCCTCTGAATAAAATAGAAGTTGGCAGACAGAGAACAATATTGCAGTAAAAAAAGGAAAGCCTCAGAATGTTATGCATTGCTGGTCTAATTTTAAagcaaataataaagaatagtAATACACGAGAGAAAGCACACTAGGCCCACACACAATGCAAGATTACCTTGTAAGTCTCTTCATAAACAGGTAAGTAACGCAACTCGTTTGAAGACTCTCCCCATGATTCGATCAGCACCAAAGCCTTGTTCCGATTATTGACGACAGTTTGAGGGTCATCAATCAACTTCACCATCTCGTCCAGCACTCTCTCAGATGCAACCTCAGAGAATGCCTTCTCGCAATTCTTTACGACGGTTTCGAGCAACACCAGAGCCAAGTACTGAACCCTGGGGTTCTTCAACAtgattcttttcttcattccCCTTATCAACTCCAGACTGTTGACTCTGTCGTGGTTGATCATGTCGCATAGTTCAAGATTCAGGGCCCAGTCAGGCTCATCCAGCGTCTCAGCTGTGGCTTCCTCTACAAGCTTGTCTGCCTGATTTGGGCCTTGGAAAAATTCCTTCATCTTGAAACTCATTGAGCTCATACCAGCACTGATCTTTTGCCCAACCTCAGACCCCCCAATCTTCAAGCGCTCGCCTAACTGGTTCACTTTATCCATCAAATTGTCGCTCATCTTCTAAA
The window above is part of the Sesamum indicum cultivar Zhongzhi No. 13 linkage group LG7, S_indicum_v1.0, whole genome shotgun sequence genome. Proteins encoded here:
- the LOC105166826 gene encoding TOM1-like protein 2 (The sequence of the model RefSeq protein was modified relative to this genomic sequence to represent the inferred CDS: added 204 bases not found in genome assembly), with translation MSDNLMDKVNQLGERLKIGGSEVGQKISAGMSSMSFKMKEFFQGPNQADKLVEEATAETLDEPDWALNLELCDMINHDRVNSLELIRGMKKRIMLKNPRVQYLALVLLETVVKNCEKAFSEVASERVLDEMVKLIDDPQTVVNNRNKALVLIESWGESSNELRYLPVYEETYKSLKSRGIRFPSRDNESLAPIFTPPRSVAASESNATLAQQLHHEIPAQSFSAEQTKEAFDVARNSIELLSTVLSSSPQQDALQDELTSTLLQQCRESQYTVQRIIETAGENEALLFEALNVNDEIQKVLSKYEDMKQPLVVPREPEPAMIPVAVEPDDSPREGNEEALIRKPSNARTGGQGGNNDEMMDDLDEMIFGKKSGSTSEAAHDTKKKQPNKDDLITF